The Methanocella arvoryzae MRE50 genome includes a region encoding these proteins:
- a CDS encoding dipeptidase produces the protein MLPEQVLRHIDDNMERYTDELMQLIAIPSDSMTASHAGDVRRAAEWLLAHVSRLGFNGRIYETPGHPVVFAEMCSDLAAPTLLIYGHYDVQPEGDVKDWHSPPFSPEIRDETIYGRGASDDKGQLFTYIKAIESILSTEGKLPLNVKLFFEGEEELGSPNMEAFVSQHRELLKADVIAVSDGAKFSKDRPAIEYGLRGLVYMQLDVTGPKMDVHSGVYGGGITNPATALVQIISSMRDGNGKSLIPGFYDDVRDISTRERKQLAELPFSAESVCELTGACTLVPEEGYTFLESTWARPTVEINGIWGGYQEEGSKTIIPSTAGAKVSMRIVPDQSAEKIVRLFEEHVRKVTPPGVTVKITRHAASEPVIVSQDSHAIKSAKAAVEYGFGKEPVFIRSGGSIGVVLTMKKWLEIEDILLIGFADPEDGEHSPNEHFRLENYYNGIKTTAALMYNLAQTKKLEEAAPIVERHTAHQQNSHY, from the coding sequence GTGTTACCGGAGCAGGTTTTGAGGCACATAGACGACAACATGGAACGCTATACGGACGAGCTAATGCAGCTGATCGCCATTCCGAGCGACAGCATGACTGCCAGCCACGCCGGAGACGTGCGGAGAGCGGCAGAGTGGCTTCTCGCCCACGTTTCTCGCTTAGGCTTTAACGGCCGGATCTACGAGACGCCCGGCCACCCGGTCGTCTTCGCAGAAATGTGCAGTGACCTTGCAGCCCCGACTTTGCTCATCTACGGCCACTACGACGTCCAGCCTGAAGGGGATGTGAAGGACTGGCATTCGCCACCGTTCTCTCCTGAAATACGGGATGAGACGATCTACGGCAGGGGAGCTTCGGATGACAAAGGGCAGCTCTTCACTTATATCAAGGCTATCGAGTCTATCCTTTCCACCGAGGGAAAGCTGCCGCTCAACGTCAAGCTGTTCTTCGAGGGCGAGGAAGAGCTGGGCAGCCCCAACATGGAAGCGTTCGTCAGCCAGCACAGGGAACTGCTCAAAGCCGACGTCATCGCAGTATCAGACGGCGCCAAGTTCAGCAAAGACCGGCCCGCCATCGAATACGGCCTCCGCGGCCTCGTCTACATGCAGCTCGACGTCACCGGCCCGAAGATGGACGTCCACTCCGGCGTCTACGGCGGCGGCATCACCAATCCGGCCACTGCTTTAGTTCAGATCATCAGTTCGATGAGGGACGGCAACGGCAAATCTCTGATCCCCGGCTTCTACGATGATGTACGGGACATCTCGACCCGGGAGAGAAAACAGCTGGCCGAGCTGCCTTTCAGCGCGGAATCCGTCTGCGAGCTGACCGGGGCATGCACGCTGGTGCCCGAAGAAGGATACACGTTTTTAGAGAGCACCTGGGCCAGGCCGACCGTGGAGATCAACGGCATCTGGGGCGGCTACCAGGAGGAGGGCTCCAAAACGATCATCCCGTCGACGGCAGGCGCCAAGGTCAGCATGCGTATAGTGCCTGACCAGAGCGCAGAGAAGATCGTCAGGCTGTTTGAGGAACATGTGCGCAAAGTTACGCCGCCCGGCGTTACCGTGAAGATCACCAGACACGCCGCGTCCGAGCCGGTCATCGTTTCCCAGGACAGCCATGCGATCAAGTCTGCTAAAGCTGCAGTAGAGTACGGGTTCGGCAAAGAGCCTGTCTTCATTCGCTCGGGAGGCAGCATCGGCGTAGTGCTGACGATGAAGAAATGGCTGGAGATCGAGGATATCCTGCTGATCGGCTTCGCAGATCCTGAGGATGGAGAGCACTCTCCCAACGAACACTTCCGGCTGGAGAACTATTACAACGGCATCAAGACTACTGCCGCGCTGATGTATAACCTGGCACAGACGAAGAAGCTCGAAGAGGCGGCGCCGATCGTTGAGCGGCACACCGCCCACCAGCAGAACAGCCACTACTGA